The following coding sequences are from one Chanos chanos chromosome 12, fChaCha1.1, whole genome shotgun sequence window:
- the cacng6a gene encoding calcium channel, voltage-dependent, gamma subunit 6a produces MWSTFIVQDEEGRPTVVGATGGAAGAGGLAGLMGARGGGSKRRTRTTSGSMSESQEGKIKLTFFVAVVGITLTVLGVGTEFWVELAPSKSFYNNKTCLAAHYGLWKGCMKVLWVSDIDPDRESCGPADLPGESNCTYFKFYTTGENTVMFQKTTEKSLNMAAALLAIFSLFMMVMGAVCIVMAISKGVQFFLKPAFVCFTLSGLLVFLSVVVFHQSVLSLLASDHSVPLHHQLSWSVTCLGFAGALLVLAGALFLVLALPYRPWERCLPHRSADS; encoded by the exons ATGTGGTCTACGTTCATCGTTCAGGATGAGGAGGGCCGGCCCACGGTTGTGGGGGCGACGGGTGGAGCCGCCGGCGCTGGGGGGCTGGCGGGACTGATGGGGGCGAGGGGTGGGGGTAGCAAGCGTCGAACGAGGACGACCTCGGGCTCCATGTCAGAGAGCCAGGAGGGGAAGATCAAACTCACGTTCTTCGTGGCTGTTGTTGGCATAACTCTGACCGTTTTGGGTGTGGGCACAGAGTTTTGGGTGGAGCTGGCACCTTCCAAGAGCTTCTACAACAACAAGACATGCCTAGCAGCACACTACGGCCTGTGGAAGGGCTGTATGAAGGTCCTGTGGGTGTCAGACATTgatccagacagagagagctgtggtCCTGCTGACCTGCCTGGAG AATCCAACTGCACCTACTTCAAGTTCTACACCACAGGAGAAAATACAGTTATGTTTCAGAAAACGACAGAAAAGA GTCTGAACATGGCGGCAGCCCTCCTGGCCATCTTCAGTCTCTTTATGATGGTGATGGGCGCGGTCTGCATTGTCATGGCGATAAGTAAAGGTGTACAGTTCTTCCTGAAGCCGgcctttgtttgtttcactttgtcag GTCTTCTGGTTTTCCTGTCAGTTGTCGTCTTCCACCAATCAGTGCTCTCCCTCCTGGCGAGTGACCACTCAGTGCCTCTTCACCATCAGCTCTCGTGGTCGGTGACGTGTTTGGGTTTTGCTGGGGCTCTGCTGGTTTTGGCCGGCGCCCTCTTCCTGGTGCTGGCTCTGCCGTATCGTCCTTGGGAAAGATGTTTGCCTCACCGGAGTGCTGACAGTTAG